The genomic window TGAGCTTGGCCATGGTGCGCGGGTCGGGTTGTTGTTGTCGCGGGTACGGTGCCCGCCGCCGGCCAGCATAGGCAGCGCCCCGCGCGCGGTATGCCCCCCTGCGGCGGGACAGACAGCCGCCGCGCCATGGCTATGGTGGCGGCCATGATCCACGAACTGCGTCTCTACGCGGTGGCACCGGGCCGCATGGCCGACGTGCACGACCGCTTCAACCACCATTTCCCGGCCTTGTTCGAGAAGCACGGCGTCGACTGCGTCGCGCGCTGGCAGGCCGTGGCCGGCCCCGACGCGCCGCGCTTCGTCTACCTGATGGCCTACCGCGACTACGCGCACCGCGAGGCCGTGTGGGCCAGCTTCTATGCCGACGCCGAGTGGTGGCGCGTGCGCGCCGAGACCAATGCGGGCCACGAGATGGTGGAACGCCACGACCTGTTCTTCCTGAAGCCGAACGCCGCCTGGCCGGCGCTCGCGGCGGCCGACGCGGCCGAGTCGGTGGGCGGCCTGCACGAGCTGGTGCAGCAGCAGATCGCGCCCGGGCAGAACGCCAATGCCAATGCGTTCCTGCACGACACCTGGCTGCCGCGCGTGCGCGAGGCTGGCGCGCGCGTGCTCGCCGTGTGGGACATGGCGGCCGGCGCCGGCATGCAGAAGGTCGTGCTGCTCTACGCCTGGCCCGATGCCGCGGCCTGGCGTGCCGGCCGCCAGCGACTGGACCGCGATGCCGCGCTGCAGGCCGAGTTCGCGGCGCAGCGCGCGCGCCATGGCACGGCGCTGTTCCAGCGCGCCGAGGTCAACCTGCTCGAGCCCGCGCCGGGCGCGACCATTCGCGCCGGGCTGGGCCGCATCGCCTGATGCCGCCGCTGAAGATCGCGCTGGTCGGCGGCACCGGGCGCGTGGGACGCCACGTCGCGCTCGAGGCCGCGCGCCGCGGCCACCTGGTGCGGCCCTTGTCGCGCGCCGAGTTCGACGTGTTCGATGCGGAGGCGCTCGCGCGCGGGCTGCAGGGGCAGGACGTGCTGGTCAGCGCCTATGGCGCGCCGGCCGAGCTGGCGCCCTTGCTGGTGCGTGCCACGGCTTCGATGCTGCAGGCGGTGCGCACGGCGGGCGTCGCGCGCATCGTCACCGTCGGCGGTGCGGGCGGCCTCGCGGTGGCGCCGGGCCGGCGACTGGCCGACACGGCGGACTTTCCGGCCGAGCTGCTGCCCAAGGTCAGGGCGCACGAGGAAGCGGTGGCCCTGCTCGCCGCCTCGGGGCTCGACTGGACCTGCCTCGCGCCCGCCGCGCGCATCGCGCCGGGCGAGCGCAGCGGCCGCTACCGCTGCGCGGTCGGCGCGCTGGTCAGCGATGTGCAGGGCCGCAGCGGCATCTCGTATGCGGACTTCGCCTGCGCACTGGTCGACGAGCTCGAGGGCCGACGGTATCCGCGGCAGCTGGTGGGCATCGGCGACTGAGCTTTCGTCCGCGGCGGGCTATGCCGGGCGCTTCGCCTTCGCCGCCTTCTTCGTCACGTTGAACGCCACCGCTTCCTGGATCAGCGCCTTGAAGGCCTGCGCATCGACCGTCTCGCCTTCGCCGATGTCGATCGCGCGCCGCGCATTGCCCTCGAGGCTCGCGTTGAACAGGCCGGCCGCATCCGCGAGCGAGGCGCCCTTGGCGAAGGTCAGCTTCACCTTCCCCTTGTACGACTCGCCGGTGCAGACGATGCCGTCGTGCGACCAGGTCGGCGTGCCCATCCACTTGAGTTCCTCGACGATCTCCGGATCGGCCTCCTTGATCAGCTGCCGCATGCGGCCCAGCGTCTGGGTGCGCCAGTCGCCGAGCTCGGCGATCTTCTGGTCGATCTGCGCGGAGATCGCGGGGTCGGTGCCCGACTCGGATTTCTTCATGGGTGCTCCTGGCTTTTTCCATGAGGCCCGGCGGATCCGGTGCCCCTGCGTGGGAACGCATTCTGCATACGCGCAGCGCATGCCGGAAAAAAGCGCCGCAGGCGCGCGACTTCAGCCGGCCGGACGCGGATTCGCCGCCGCCCGCTGCCGCAGGCTCAGCGCGAAGCCCGCGCCGATCGCCAGCAGCGCCGCCGCGCAGGCCAGGAACACCGGTCGCGTGCCGATGCGGTCCACCGCCGCCGAGGCCACGGCCACGCCGAGCGCGATGCCGAGGAACATGGTGGACGCGAACAGGCTCACCGCGGTGCCGCGCAGCGCCGGCACCATCTGCGTGGCAT from Variovorax paradoxus includes these protein-coding regions:
- a CDS encoding NIPSNAP family protein; this translates as MIHELRLYAVAPGRMADVHDRFNHHFPALFEKHGVDCVARWQAVAGPDAPRFVYLMAYRDYAHREAVWASFYADAEWWRVRAETNAGHEMVERHDLFFLKPNAAWPALAAADAAESVGGLHELVQQQIAPGQNANANAFLHDTWLPRVREAGARVLAVWDMAAGAGMQKVVLLYAWPDAAAWRAGRQRLDRDAALQAEFAAQRARHGTALFQRAEVNLLEPAPGATIRAGLGRIA
- a CDS encoding DUF1801 domain-containing protein translates to MKKSESGTDPAISAQIDQKIAELGDWRTQTLGRMRQLIKEADPEIVEELKWMGTPTWSHDGIVCTGESYKGKVKLTFAKGASLADAAGLFNASLEGNARRAIDIGEGETVDAQAFKALIQEAVAFNVTKKAAKAKRPA
- a CDS encoding NAD(P)H-binding protein, with amino-acid sequence MPPLKIALVGGTGRVGRHVALEAARRGHLVRPLSRAEFDVFDAEALARGLQGQDVLVSAYGAPAELAPLLVRATASMLQAVRTAGVARIVTVGGAGGLAVAPGRRLADTADFPAELLPKVRAHEEAVALLAASGLDWTCLAPAARIAPGERSGRYRCAVGALVSDVQGRSGISYADFACALVDELEGRRYPRQLVGIGD